One genomic region from Mytilus trossulus isolate FHL-02 chromosome 9, PNRI_Mtr1.1.1.hap1, whole genome shotgun sequence encodes:
- the LOC134684469 gene encoding histone H3 produces MARTKQTARKSTGGKAPRKQLATKAARKSAPATGGVKKPHRYRPGTVALREIRRYQKSTELLIRKLPFQRLVREIAQDFKTDLRFQSSAVMALQEASEAYLVGLFEDTNLCAIHAKRVTIMPKDIQLARRIRGERA; encoded by the coding sequence ATGGCTCGTACAAAGCAGACCGCCCGTAAATCCACTGGAGGAAAAGCTCCAAGAAAACAACTTGCCACCAAGGCCGCCCGTAAGAGCGCACCTGCCACTGGTGGAGTAAAGAAGCCACATAGATACAGGCCAGGAACAGTCGCTCTTCGTGAGATCAGAAGATACCagaaaagtactgaactcctcATCAGGAAACTCCCCTTCCAGAGATTAGTTCGTGAAATTGCTCAAGACTTCAAGACTGATCTACGTTTCCAGAGCTCTGCCGTTATGGCCCTCCAGGAAGCCAGTGAAGCTTACCTCGTTGGTCTTTTCGAGGACACCAACTTGTGTGCAATCCACGCCAAGAGAGTCACCATCATGCCCAAAGACATCCAGTTGGCTCGCAGAATCCGTGGAGAACGTGCTTAA
- the LOC134684470 gene encoding histone H2A encodes MSGRGKGGKAKAKAKSRSSRAGLQFPVGRIHRLLRKGNYAERVGAGAPVYLAAVLEYLAAEVLELAGNAARDNKKSRIIPRHLQLAIRNDEELNKLLSGVTIAQGGVLPNIQAVLLPKKTQKAAK; translated from the coding sequence ATGTCAGGACGAGGAAAAGGAGGAAAAGCAAAAGCAAAGGCAAAGTCTAGGTCATCCCGTGCCGGACTTCAGTTCCCAGTAGGTCGTATCCACAGACTTTTGAGGAAAGGAAACTACGCCGAGAGAGTTGGTGCCGGAGCACCAGTCTACCTTGCCGCTGTCTTGGAATACTTAGCAGCTGAGGTTTTGGAGTTGGCAGGAAATGCTGCCCGTGACAACAAGAAGAGCAGAATCATCCCCCGTCATCTCCAGTTGGCCATCAGAAACGACGAAGAATTGAACAAACTTCTCTCTGGTGTAACCATTGCACAAGGTGGTGTTTTACCAAACATCCAGGCTGTACTTCTGCCAAAGAAGACACAGAAAGCTGCCAAGTAA
- the LOC134684468 gene encoding histone H2A: protein MSGRGKGGKAKAKAKSRSSRAGLQFPVGRIHRLLRKGNYAERVGAGAPVYLAAVLEYLAAEVLELAGNAARDNKKSRIIPRHLQLAIRNDEELNKLLSGVTIAQGGVLPNIQAVLLPKKTQKAAK from the coding sequence atgtcaggACGAGGAAAAGGAGGAAAAGCAAAAGCAAAGGCAAAGTCTAGGTCATCCCGTGCCGGACTTCAGTTCCCAGTAGGTCGTATCCACAGACTTTTGAGGAAAGGAAACTACGCCGAGAGAGTTGGTGCCGGAGCACCAGTCTACCTTGCCGCTGTCTTGGAATACTTAGCAGCTGAGGTTTTGGAGTTGGCAGGAAATGCTGCCCGTGACAACAAGAAGAGCAGAATCATCCCCCGTCATCTCCAGTTGGCCATCAGAAACGACGAAGAATTGAACAAACTTCTCTCTGGTGTAACCATTGCACAAGGTGGTGTTTTACCAAACATCCAGGCTGTACTTCTGCCAAAGAAGACACAGAAAGCTGCCAAGTAA
- the LOC134683762 gene encoding histone H2B-like, with the protein MPPKVGTKGAKKAVTKAKTARPGGDKKRRRKRRESYAIYIYKVLRQVHPDTGVSSKAMSIMNSFVNDIFERIAAEASRLAHYNKRSTITSREIQTAVRLLLPGELAKHAVSEGTKAVTKYTSSK; encoded by the coding sequence ATGCCACCAAAAGTTGGAACCAAAGGAGCCAAAAAGGCCGTAACAAAGGCAAAGACTGCCAGACCCGGCGGTGACAAGAAAAGGAGGAGGAAGAGGAGAGAATCCTATGCCATCTACATCTACAAAGTCTTGAGACAGGTTCACCCAGACACTGGAGTATCCTCAAAGGCTATGTCTATCATGAACAGTTTTGTCAACGATATCTTTGAGAGAATCGCTGCAGAAGCTTCCCGTCTCGCTCACTACAACAAGAGATCTACCATCACATCTCGGGAGATCCAGACTGCAGTTCGTCTGCTCTTACCCGGTGAATTGGCCAAGCACGCTGTCAGTGAAGGTACCAAAGCCGTCACAAAGTACACCAGCAGCAAGTAA